A genomic window from Pseudocitrobacter corydidari includes:
- the dinF gene encoding MATE family efflux transporter DinF, which translates to MSLFTAADKALWRLALPMIFSNITVPLLGLVDTAVIGHLDSPVYLGGVAIGATATSFLFMLLLFLRMSTTGLTAQAFGAKDPLRLARALVQPLLLALGAGLLIVLFKGPLINLALTVVGGSDAVLEQARRFLEIRWLSAPASLANLVLLGWLLGVQYARAPVILLIVGNVLNIVLDLWLVMGLHMNVQGAALATVISEYATMLIGLLMARKVLVLRGITTDMLKTAWRGNMRSLLALNRDIMLRSLLLQLCFGALTVFGARLGSDVVAVNAVLMTMLTFTAYALDGFAYAVEAHSGQAYGARDDSQLQQVWRAACRQAGIVALAFALVYAVAGGHIVAMLTSLPSLQQLADRYVLWQAVLPVIGVWCYLLDGMFIGATRGAEMRNSMAIAAAGFALTLLTVPVLGNHGLWLALAVFLALRGLSLAVIWRRHWQKGTWFSPQT; encoded by the coding sequence ATGTCGCTCTTCACGGCTGCCGACAAGGCATTATGGCGTCTCGCCCTCCCCATGATTTTCTCCAATATCACGGTTCCCCTGCTGGGGCTGGTGGATACGGCGGTGATTGGTCATCTGGATAGCCCTGTCTATCTCGGCGGCGTGGCGATTGGCGCAACGGCAACCAGCTTCCTGTTTATGCTGCTGCTCTTTTTACGTATGAGTACCACCGGCTTAACTGCGCAGGCCTTCGGCGCGAAAGATCCCCTCCGGCTTGCGCGCGCGCTGGTGCAACCGCTGCTGCTGGCGCTGGGGGCTGGGTTACTTATCGTACTTTTCAAAGGGCCGCTGATTAATCTGGCGCTCACCGTTGTCGGCGGCAGCGATGCAGTGCTGGAGCAGGCGCGGCGCTTCCTTGAAATTCGCTGGTTAAGCGCGCCCGCCTCGCTGGCGAACCTGGTGCTGCTGGGCTGGCTGCTCGGCGTTCAGTACGCGCGTGCGCCGGTAATTTTGCTGATCGTCGGCAACGTCCTGAACATTGTCCTCGACCTGTGGCTGGTGATGGGCCTGCATATGAACGTGCAGGGGGCGGCGCTGGCGACGGTGATTTCCGAATATGCCACGATGCTCATTGGCCTGCTGATGGCGCGTAAGGTGCTGGTGCTGCGCGGTATTACAACTGACATGCTGAAGACGGCCTGGCGCGGAAATATGCGCAGCCTGCTGGCACTCAATCGCGACATTATGCTGCGCTCGCTATTGCTTCAGCTCTGCTTTGGCGCATTAACCGTATTTGGCGCTCGGCTGGGCAGCGATGTGGTGGCGGTCAATGCGGTACTGATGACCATGCTCACCTTCACCGCCTACGCACTCGATGGCTTTGCCTATGCCGTAGAAGCGCACTCCGGGCAGGCTTACGGTGCGCGTGATGACAGCCAGTTGCAGCAGGTCTGGCGCGCGGCCTGTCGACAGGCAGGCATTGTGGCGCTGGCGTTTGCGCTGGTGTACGCGGTGGCTGGCGGTCATATTGTGGCGATGCTGACGTCGCTGCCATCGTTGCAGCAGCTTGCCGATCGCTATGTGCTCTGGCAGGCCGTATTGCCGGTGATTGGCGTCTGGTGTTATCTGCTGGATGGCATGTTTATTGGTGCGACGCGCGGGGCGGAAATGCGTAACAGCATGGCCATTGCAGCCGCTGGGTTCGCCTTAACGCTGCTGACGGTGCCGGTATTGGGCAACCACGGTTTATGGCTGGCGCTGGCGGTATTCCTTGCGCTGCGTGGCCTGTCGCTGGCGGTTATCTGGCGTCGTCACTGGCAAAAAGGCACCTGGTTTTCACCACAGACATAA